cacttttttatttttgtttattgaaaaaatatatactggAAGTCCTTTTTGTCCGGGATCCtatttctatttgtttttttttaccaaagatATAGACATCATCGGCAGcagcaaaatattatttatttattttatttctcgtcattccctccttctttcCCTCATTTTTCGATTTTGCTGCTCTCTCTTCCCTTTTTTTCTCTGCTACACTTGTGTTGTGCACCTTAACCCTCTCTCCAGCAACAACAAACCATGAACGCCTCCATAATTGGttcgttttcttttttctcacacccttttcttttatctacACTTCACTCATCTtccttgttttttgttttgctgaCGTTGTATTGTGCACCATATTGATTCATTGAAGATCCATTGCAGGGCGATTTCCCAGAAGTGATAGAGGAGTATTTGGAACATGGCTGTATGAAATGCATTGCCTTCAATCGCCGTGGCACCCTTCTTGCTGGTAACCCCTTTCTCTTTGTCTCTCTTATTTTCATATTCAACTGCTGCTCTGTCCTTTCTGGGTATTCTCCTTTGATGCATTTTCGTGCAaagtttttatcttttgatttttggtagCCTGTGTTTATGCTAATAATTTGGTTTTGGAAAATGGGTTGTGGGtaaaaaattgagttttatgtttttaatgtcGATTTCAAGGTTAAAGTAGCGAACTTTAGTGAGTAATTCCCTTTTTCCCTGATGACCCAGATAAGAAAAGGACGTTATTTTTACTCAGATTGTATGTATAGGGTGTTTTTTTGGACACTTTTTCTTGTGGGGCTTATGTGGAATTTTGGGATTCTAGCATCAAGGCCGGAGtcctgtttttaattttttcatgccTTGGCTTGGTGATGAAGAAATATTAAAGGGTATGCATACATTTTTCCCTAACGTAGTAATGATGCAATTGATGCTCAATGCATTGGATAAACATGTGTGCATGATGTAGTTGATGTTTACTTTACCATTATACTGGAATAAGTTTGTGAGGCAATAATGGGTTTGTGTGCTATTTGTTCTAATGTGGGTGGAGTAAATATTATAGCAAGTGTTGAACTACTACTAAATATTTATTGGAGTTATTTTCAATATCaattttctcacttttgatcTTGATTTGCTCAATTGAACCACTAGTTGGATGCAATGATGGAAGTTGTGTTATTTGGGATTTTGAAACCCGAGGCATTGCTAAAATTCTGCGTGATGATGAATGTTCTTCTCCCATAACCAGCATTTGCTGGTCAAAGTATGGTCATCGAATTCTTGTATCTGCTGCTGATAAATCATTGATATTGTGGGATGTTATGAGTGGTAAGAAAATAACCCGGATAGTTCTGCAACAAACCCCTCTACAAGCTCGTCTTCATCCAGGATCCTCGACCCCATCTCTCTGCTTAGCATGTCCTCTTTCATGTGCTCCAATGATTGTTGACCTGAATACAGGAGACACAACTTTACTTATAGTTTCTGTCTCAGAGACATGCAATGGACCAACCCCTCCTCCACGTAATAAATGTTCTGATGGAATTACCTCCTTCACACCAACTGCTGCTTGTTTTAATAAGTATGGGACTCTGGTTTATGTGGGAAACTCAAAAGGGGAAATTCTTGTCATTGATTACAAAAATGGTGACGTGCGTGCTGTAGTTCCAATCTCTGGTGGTTCTGTTGTAAAGAACATTGTGTTCAGCAGGAATGGGCAGTATCTGCTCACGAATTCAAATGATCGAATAATACGAATCTATGAAAACCTTCTGCCTCTGAAAGATGAAGTCAGAGCCCTGGATGACCTGAGTGGGAACCACAACGATCTAAATAATATTGAGAATTTGAAGGCTGTTGGATCAAAATGTTTAACTTTATTCCGGGAATTTCAAGATTCCATCACAAAGGTACACTGGAAAGCACCTTGTTTCAGTGGTGATGGTGAGTGGGTAGTTGGTGGTTCTGCCAGCAAAGGTGAGCACAAGATTTACATATGGGATAGAGCTGGACATCTTGTGAAAATCCTTGAAGGACCTAAGGAAGCTCTGATAGATTTAGCATGGCATCCTGTGCATCCTATTGTTGTATCTGTTTCGCTGAATGGTTTAGTTTATATATGGGCAAAAGATTATACTGAGAACTGGAGTGCATTTGCTCCTGATTTCAAGGAGCTTGAGGAAAATGAGGAATATGTAGAGCGTGAAGATGAATTTGATCTGATTCCTGAGACTGAGAAGGTAAAAGGTTTTTTATTCGATTGGTCATGGACatcattctttctttttgcccATTCTTTTTTGATGTTATATGCTTGCAGGTTAAAGGACCTGATGTTGATGAAGATGAGGAAGTTGATATTGTAACCGTGGAGAAAGATGCCACTTTCAGTGATTCTGATATGTCTCAAGAAGAGTTATGTTACTTGCCATCAACCCCTAGTCATGATGTTCCTGAGCAGCAAGAGAAGTGTGTGGAAAGTTCTTCGAAGTTGTTGGACAGCAATAACACTGGATCCCCTCTTTCAGAAGAAGCTGGACCAAATGGTCATATGATGAATCATGCATCAAGTCCTCTTGAAGGTAATGGCATGCTTTGAATTATATGCTTGTTGCTTAGTATTTGAGTTCTTTTGAATCTGAGTTCATTTAGTCTCTAATTATGCTTCTAAAAAGTTTCCAAGTCTCCCCTATTTTATTTAGATTAGACTTAAAAGTCCCCCTTTTTATCCCCAACGGGTGGTTGAGTTGCCAATGTATTGTCTATGCATTTTTCTGATACGAACTTCTGACTCCTCTTatgcatttaataataatattttatttttctattaatatgAAGATGATGCTGGGCGCATGAAAAGAAAGCGGAAACCTTCAGAGAAGGTGTTGGAATTACAAGCCGAAAAAGTTAAGAAACCCTCAAAATCTAGCAAATCGGAAAAACCCAAGAGCAGATCTTTGGCCGATGAAGATAATGGTAATAGTTTTCATGGTGGTGGGCTTTATGATGAATAATTGTAGATTATGAAATTCTTGTTTACAAAAgtactattttttctttattttttgtctttatttgtTCTTCTTTTCTAAAAAACTTACCTTTGCATAGCTTTATTTAAACTTGCCTCCTTTCTCTCTATCCTTGGACTTATGTTTCTAAGTTGGTGGTGGCTAGTGAAGGCTGATGTGTcctttaacttatatttttctgGCCATCCTCATTGATAATAGAGTTTTGTCCATATAGGTTTGAGTTCATACGAATATGTTTGAATTGGCCAATGTTAAGAACCCTCAAAATCTAGCAAATCGGAAAAACCGAGCAAATCTTTGGCTGATCAAGATAATGGTAACGGTTTTCATGGTggtctttatttgtttttcttttctaaaaaacTTACCTTTGCATAGCTTTATTTAAACTTGCCTCCTTTCTCTCTATCCTTGACCTATGTTTCTAAGTTGGTGGTGGCTAGTGAAAGCTGATGTGTcctttaacttatatttttctgGCCATCCTCATTGATAATAGAGTTTTGTCCATATAGGTTTGAGTTCATATGAATATGTTTGAATTGGCCAATGTTAACTTGTTGAAACTTTGGCTTagcaatattaaataaatttctcaattagtttgatttgatcgattaaataatcttattattaaCTTTACCACTAtgtttataactaaaaaatatgcatgtggAGCTCCTCAAATATTGCATATGTCTGTCTTTTTTTGTTCTAAACATTGGATGGCTATTGTTTGGAGCAATGAACAACACACGTTGTTGTTGGTATGTTAAGTGTCACATGTAAATGACAACAAAGCCAACAATTAACATCTCTCTCCCTCCCCCAAAATTTCCTCTAAACTGATTTACCCCATTCTCATACAAAGGCCTCACATTCTGAGTTGATGGATCTTGTTGTGGGTGGAGTTTTGAAgtaaaagggggggggggggggggtggagTTGTTTGAGGTTAATGCAAAATCCACACCCCTTTTGCTTTTGTATTTATTGAAGGATGCTCAATGCTTTGttgtttattgtttaaattGTGTGTGGTCCcatgtaaaaaatgtttttgttaaAGTATAGTTTAAACTTTAATCCAgatttgttttgctttacagTGTCCTGCATTTTGTTTAATATACAGATATGGAAGTTGGTGTAAGAGGGTTTGTGAAGTTAGTTAAAAATTGTGTAGGATTGCATGATCTTATGATTTTTCAAGCACCCTACAATCCTATGCTGTGCTGAATTTGTTTTGGGCTGGTTGGTCAGATTGCATAATAGTGAGCTTAAAATCATTAGAATAGGCTGATTCTAGTTGGGCATAAAAAAGATCCATTATTTGACCCACCCTTGCCCCACACCATCAAAATTCTCAAACTTTTTTTCCTGCTCATTTTGACCTCTTTGTGCCACTTCTCATTTACCATTCAGATTTTTGTTCTGTGTTCATCTTCTCCATTTGACCAGgttcattttctttaattttccgCCTCGTTATATGATTGGGTTGTTGGACTGCTTTTGGTTCAACTGCTTCtggtatattttatttgattgctTCTGTTGTTTGGTTTCTCTTTtgcttttgctttcttctttgcTTCTGGGTTAAGTGCTTGTGAAGTTGTTCTCTCCTTTGCTTCTCTAATTTTGACTTGTTTTGGTGTTGTATCATGCTGGTTTGAAATGTTTTCATGTGGGAGTAGTGGTGCTGTGAGAGTTAATGGGGGTGCAGGTGCTGCTGGTCGCTTTGATGACGCCGAGAGTGTGAGAGTGGGGTTTTTTAAATGCAGAAAAATGCTCCTGGAAATAGGAGTGATGCAGGATGGTAAGTGTTATCTCAGTTGATGGGGATtcccaaaaaattaaatgcaaaCAATGTAGATGGTAATAATTGGTGGGGTTTATTGATTGAAGCATCATTTGGCCAGAACACAAAAATGTTGGGTCTTGCAAATCTATTAGAGATAAAGTGaggaaaaaaatgtatgaagTTGTTTTATTATTGCAAGAGAAATCAATACCATttttaagggaaaaaaagaaaagggaatgAAGAGGTTGAGAGGTGTGGAAACATTTTGAAGAGGGGAGGAAGAAATCAATCCACCATTGGGGAAATATTTTTAAGAGGGGAGAAAGCAGTCATTCCACCATCAATAACATTGTTAAGAAGGGTTTGAGAGAAGAAGAATGCAATTGCTTCCTTTTTCTACAAGGATGCCAGGCCATTCAATATGGTTAGGTGATGAATTTGACAAGTTTGATGGAATTTGTTGCAAGACATAGCATACAGTTTAACTTTAAGCCACCATCCTACCATAACATTAGAGTcaaatttttaaagaataatgaatACAACTATGGAAGCTATTGAAGAATGTAGAGCTcattgaaagaaaatgaaatgtacCATAATGATGGATGGGTGGATCAACAAAAGATGGAGGCCCATATTACTTTTGTTACACTATGATTCAAATGagggaaaggaaagaaagggTTCTCTCTTTAGGTTTGGTTGAAGGGGAGAAGTGAGGTTCCCCTTGT
This genomic interval from Glycine max cultivar Williams 82 chromosome 5, Glycine_max_v4.0, whole genome shotgun sequence contains the following:
- the LOC100811475 gene encoding protein RBL isoform X1; amino-acid sequence: MNASIIDPLQGDFPEVIEEYLEHGCMKCIAFNRRGTLLAVGCNDGSCVIWDFETRGIAKILRDDECSSPITSICWSKYGHRILVSAADKSLILWDVMSGKKITRIVLQQTPLQARLHPGSSTPSLCLACPLSCAPMIVDLNTGDTTLLIVSVSETCNGPTPPPRNKCSDGITSFTPTAACFNKYGTLVYVGNSKGEILVIDYKNGDVRAVVPISGGSVVKNIVFSRNGQYLLTNSNDRIIRIYENLLPLKDEVRALDDLSGNHNDLNNIENLKAVGSKCLTLFREFQDSITKVHWKAPCFSGDGEWVVGGSASKGEHKIYIWDRAGHLVKILEGPKEALIDLAWHPVHPIVVSVSLNGLVYIWAKDYTENWSAFAPDFKELEENEEYVEREDEFDLIPETEKVKGPDVDEDEEVDIVTVEKDATFSDSDMSQEELCYLPSTPSHDVPEQQEKCVESSSKLLDSNNTGSPLSEEAGPNGHMMNHASSPLEDDAGRMKRKRKPSEKVLELQAEKVKKPSKSSKSEKPKSRSLADEDNDIYIWTTWIFQIKKPQSRWRVS
- the LOC100811475 gene encoding protein RBL isoform X5, producing the protein MKCIAFNRRGTLLAVGCNDGSCVIWDFETRGIAKILRDDECSSPITSICWSKYGHRILVSAADKSLILWDVMSGKKITRIVLQQTPLQARLHPGSSTPSLCLACPLSCAPMIVDLNTGDTTLLIVSVSETCNGPTPPPRNKCSDGITSFTPTAACFNKYGTLVYVGNSKGEILVIDYKNGDVRAVVPISGGSVVKNIVFSRNGQYLLTNSNDRIIRIYENLLPLKDEVRALDDLSGNHNDLNNIENLKAVGSKCLTLFREFQDSITKVHWKAPCFSGDGEWVVGGSASKGEHKIYIWDRAGHLVKILEGPKEALIDLAWHPVHPIVVSVSLNGLVYIWAKDYTENWSAFAPDFKELEENEEYVEREDEFDLIPETEKVKGPDVDEDEEVDIVTVEKDATFSDSDMSQEELCYLPSTPSHDVPEQQEKCVESSSKLLDSNNTGSPLSEEAGPNGHMMNHASSPLEDDAGRMKRKRKPSEKVLELQAEKVKKPSKSSKSEKPKSRSLADEDNDIYIWTTWIFQIKKPQSRWRVS
- the LOC100811475 gene encoding protein RBL isoform X3, with amino-acid sequence MNASIIDPLQGDFPEVIEEYLEHGCMKCIAFNRRGTLLAVGCNDGSCVIWDFETRGIAKILRDDECSSPITSICWSKYGHRILVSAADKSLILWDVMSGKKITRIVLQQTPLQARLHPGSSTPSLCLACPLSCAPMIVDLNTGDTTLLIVSVSETCNGPTPPPRNKCSDGITSFTPTAACFNKYGTLVYVGNSKGEILVIDYKNGDVRAVVPISGGSVVKNIVFSRNGQYLLTNSNDRIIRIYENLLPLKDEVRALDDLSGNHNDLNNIENLKAVGSKCLTLFREFQDSITKVHWKAPCFSGDGEWVVGGSASKGEHKIYIWDRAGHLVKILEGPKEALIDLAWHPVHPIVVSVSLNGLVYIWAKDYTENWSAFAPDFKELEENEEYVEREDEFDLIPETEKVKGPDVDEDEEVDIVTVEKDATFSDSDMSQEELCYLPSTPSHDVPEQQEKCVESSSKLLDSNNTGSPLSEEAGPNGHMMNHASSPLEDDAGRMKRKRKPSEKVLELQAEKVKKPSKSSKSEKPKSRSLADEDNGNSFHGGGLYDE
- the LOC100811475 gene encoding protein RBL isoform X2 produces the protein MNASIIDPLQGDFPEVIEEYLEHGCMKCIAFNRRGTLLAVGCNDGSCVIWDFETRGIAKILRDDECSSPITSICWSKYGHRILVSAADKSLILWDVMSGKKITRIVLQQTPLQARLHPGSSTPSLCLACPLSCAPMIVDLNTGDTTLLIVSVSETCNGPTPPPRNKCSDGITSFTPTAACFNKYGTLVYVGNSKGEILVIDYKNGDVRAVVPISGGSVVKNIVFSRNGQYLLTNSNDRIIRIYENLLPLKDEVRALDDLSGNHNDLNNIENLKAVGSKCLTLFREFQDSITKVHWKAPCFSGDGEWVVGGSASKGEHKIYIWDRAGHLVKILEGPKEALIDLAWHPVHPIVVSVSLNGLVYIWAKDYTENWSAFAPDFKELEENEEYVEREDEFDLIPETEKVKGPDVDEDEEVDIVTVEKDATFSDSDMSQEELCYLPSTPSHDVPEQQEKCVESSSKLLDSNNTGSPLSEEAGPNGHMMNHASSPLEDDAGRMKRKRKPSEKVLELQAEKVKKPSKSSKSEKPKSRSLADEDNDNGANYKVAGKME
- the LOC100811475 gene encoding protein RBL isoform X4, producing the protein MNASIIDPLQGDFPEVIEEYLEHGCMKCIAFNRRGTLLAVGCNDGSCVIWDFETRGIAKILRDDECSSPITSICWSKYGHRILVSAADKSLILWDVMSGKKITRIVLQQTPLQARLHPGSSTPSLCLACPLSCAPMIVDLNTGDTTLLIVSVSETCNGPTPPPRNKCSDGITSFTPTAACFNKYGTLVYVGNSKGEILVIDYKNGDVRAVVPISGGSVVKNIVFSRNGQYLLTNSNDRIIRIYENLLPLKDEVRALDDLSGNHNDLNNIENLKAVGSKCLTLFREFQDSITKVHWKAPCFSGDGEWVVGGSASKGEHKIYIWDRAGHLVKILEGPKEALIDLAWHPVHPIVVSVSLNGLVYIWAKDYTENWSAFAPDFKELEENEEYVEREDEFDLIPETEKVKGPDVDEDEEVDIVTVEKDATFSDSDMSQEELCYLPSTPSHDVPEQQEKCVESSSKLLDSNNTGSPLSEEAGPNGHMMNHASSPLEDDAGRMKRKRKPSEKVLELQAEKVKKPSKSSKSEKPKSRSLADEDNDS